A portion of the Canis lupus baileyi chromosome 6, mCanLup2.hap1, whole genome shotgun sequence genome contains these proteins:
- the PYGO2 gene encoding pygopus homolog 2: MAASAPPPPDKLEGGGGPAPPPAPPGTGRKQGKAGLQMKSPEKKRRKSNTQGPAYSHLTEFAPPPTPMVDHLVASNPFEDDFGAPKVGGAAPPFLGSPVPFGGFRVQGGMAGQVPPGYGTGGGGGPQPLRRQPPPFPPNPMGPAFNMPPQGPGYPPPGNMNFPSQPFNQPLGQNFSPPGGQMMPGPVGGFGPMISPTMGQPSRGELGPHSLPQRFAQPGAPFGPSLQRPGQGLPSLPPNTSPFPGPDPGFPGPGGEDGGKPLNPPAPTAFPQEPHSGSPAAAVNGNQPSFPPNSSGRGGGTPDTNSLAPPSKVGGGSGPQPPPGLVYPCGACRSEVNDDQDAILCEASCQKWFHRECTGMTESAYGLLTTEASAVWACDLCLKTKEIQSVYIREGVGQLVAANDG, from the exons ATGGCCGCCTCGGCGCCGCCCCCACCGGACAAGCTGGAGGGAGGTGGCGGCCCCGCACCGCCCCCTGCGCCGCCGGGCACCGGGAGGAAGCAGGGCAAGGCCG GTTTGCAGATGAAGAGCCCAGAAAAGAAGCGGAGGAAGTCCAACACTCAG GGCCCTGCATACTCACACCTGACGGAGTTTGCACCACCCCCGACTCCCATGGTGGATCACCTGGTTGCATCCAACCCTTTTGAGGATGACTTCGGAGCCCCTAAAGTTGGGGGCGCAGCCCCTCCATTCCTTGGTAGTCCCGTCCCCTTTGGAGGCTTCCGTGTACAGGGGGGCATGGCAGGCCAGGTACCCCCAGGCTACGgcactgggggtggagggggtccCCAGCCTCTTCGTCGACAGCCACCCCCTTTCCCTCCCAACCCTATGGGCCCTGCTTTCAACATGccgccccagggccctgggtACCCACCCCCAGGCAACATGAACTTTCCTAGCCAACCCTTCAACCAGCCTCTGGGTCAGAACTTCAGCCCTCCCGGTGGACAGATGATGCCAGGCCCAGTGGGGGGATTTGGCCCCATGATCTCACCCACCATGGGACAACCTTCCAGAGGGGAGCTGGGCCCCCATTCTCTCCCCCAGCGCTTTGCCCAGCCAGGAGCACCTTTTGGCCCTTCTCTCCAGAGACCTGGTCAGGGGctccccagcctgccccccaACACAAGTCCCTTCCCTGGTCCGGACCCTGGCTTTCCTGGTCCTGGTGGTGAGGATGGGGGAAAGCCCTTGAATCCGCCTGCTCCCACTGCTTTTCCCCAGGAGCCTCACTCAGGCTCCCCAGCTGCTGCTGTTAATGGGAATCAGCCCAGTTTCCCCCCAAACAGCAGTGGGCGGGGTGGAGGGACTCCGGATACCAACAGCCTGGCACCCCCCAGCAAGGTGGGTGGGGGCTCAGGCCCTcagcctcccccaggcctggTGTACCCATGTGGCGCCTGTCGCAGTGAGGTGAATGATGACCAGGATGCCATCCTGTGTGAGGCCTCCTGCCAGAAGTGGTTCCACCGAGAATGCACAGGCATGACTGAGAGCGCATACGGGCTGCTGACCACCGAGGCCTCTGCTGTCTGGGCTTGCGATCTCTGCCTCAAGACCAAGGAAATCCAGTCTGTGTACATCCGGGAGGGTGTGGGGCAGCTGGTGGCTGCTAACGATGGGTGA
- the SHC1 gene encoding SHC-transforming protein 1 isoform X3, with amino-acid sequence MNKLSGGGGRRTRVEGGQLGGEEWTRHGSFVNKPTRGWLHPNDKVMGPGVSYLVRYMGCVEVLQSMRALDFNTRTQVTREAISLVCEAVPGAKGATRRRKPCSRPLSAILGRSNLKFAGMPITLTVSTSSLNLMAADCKQIIANHHMQSISFASGGDPDTAEYVAYVAKDPVNQRACHILECPEGLAQDVISTIGQAFELRFKQYLRNPPKLVTPHDRMAGFDGSAWDEEEEEPPDHQYYNDFPGKEPPLGGVVDMRLREAAPLGAVRPTPHVVQTPSHLGATLPVGQPVGGDPEIRKQMPPPPPCPGKELFDDPSYVNVQNLDRARQAGGGAGPPNPAINGSVPRDLFDMKPFEDALRVPPPPQAVAMAEQLRGEPWFHGKLSRREAEALLQLNGDFLVRESTTTPGQYVLTGLQSGQPKHLLLVDPEGVVRTKDHRFESVSHLISYHVDNHLPIISAGSELCLQQPVERKL; translated from the exons ATGAACAAGCTGAGTGGAGGAGGCGGGCGCAGGACGCGGGTGGAAGGGGGCCAGCTGGGGGGCGAGGAGTGGACCCGCCACGGGAGCTTCGTCAATAAGCCCACGCGGGGCTGGCTACATCCCAACGACAAAGTCATGGGACCTGGGGTTTCCTACTTGGTTCGG tACATGGGTTGTGTGGAGGTCCTGCAGTCAATGCGTGCCTTGGACTTCAACACCCGCACCCAAGTCACCAG GGAGGCCATCAGTCTGGTGTGTGAGGCTGTGCCCGGTGCCAAGGGGGCTACAAGAAGGAGAAAG CCCTGTAGCCGCCCACTCAGTGCCATCCTGGGGAGGAGTAATCTGAAATTTGCGGGAATGCCAATCACTCTCACCGTCTCCACCAGCAGCCTCAACCTTATGGCCGCAGACTGCAAACAG ATCATCGCCAACCACCACATGCAGTCTATCTCCTTTGCGTCCGGTGGGGACCCG GACACAGCTGAGTACGTCGCCTATGTTGCCAAAGACCCGGTGAATCAGAGAG CCTGTCATATCCTGGAATGTCCCGAAGGGCTTGCTCAGGATGTCATCAGCACCATCGGCCAGGCCTTCGAGTTGCGCTTCAAACAATACCTCAGGAACCCGCCCAAGCTGGTCACCCCTCATGACAG GATGGCTGGTTTTGACGGCTCAGCttgggatgaggaggaggaagagccacCTGACCACCAGTACTATAATGACTTCCCGGGGAAGGAGCCCCCTCTTGGGGGAGTGGTGGACATGAGGCTTCGGGAAGCAGCCCCCCTGGGGGCTGTTCGGCCCACCCCACACGTTGTCCAGACCCCCAGCCACCTGGGAGCAACGCTG CCTGTGGGGCAGCCTGTTGGGGGAGACCCAGAAATTCGCAAACAGATGCCACCTCCACCACCCTGCCCAG GTAAAGAGCTCTTTGATGATCCATCCTACGTCAATGTCCAGAACCTAGACAGGGCCCggcaagcagggggtggggctgggcccCCCAATCCTGCCATCAATGGCAGCGTGCCCCGAGACCTCTTTGATATGA AGCCCTTCGAAGATGCGCTTCGGGTGCCTCCACCTCCCCAGGCGGTGGCCATGGCTGAGCAGCTCCGAGGGGAGCCCTGGTTCCATGGGAAGCTGAGCCGGCGGGAGGCCGAGGCCCTGCTGCAGCTCAATGGGGACTTCCTGGTGCGGGAGAGCACGACCACACCCGGCCAGTACGTGCTCACTGGCTTGCAGAGTGGGCAGCCCAAGCACCTGCTGCTGGTGGACCCGGAGGGTGTG GTTCGAACAAAGGATCACCGCTTTGAGAGTGTCAGCCACCTCATCAGCTACCACGTGGACAATCACTTGCCTATCATCTCTGCGGGCAGTGAACTCTGTCTCCAACAGCCTGTGGAGCGGAAGCTGTGA
- the SHC1 gene encoding SHC-transforming protein 1 isoform X2, which yields MDLLPPKPKYNPLRNESLSSLEEGASGSTPPEELPSPSASSLGPILPPLPGDESPTTLCSFFPRMSNLKLANPAGEPGRASKDGEGTGGAAVLDSAPLPLLQDMNKLSGGGGRRTRVEGGQLGGEEWTRHGSFVNKPTRGWLHPNDKVMGPGVSYLVRYMGCVEVLQSMRALDFNTRTQVTREAISLVCEAVPGAKGATRRRKPCSRPLSAILGRSNLKFAGMPITLTVSTSSLNLMAADCKQIIANHHMQSISFASGGDPDTAEYVAYVAKDPVNQRACHILECPEGLAQDVISTIGQAFELRFKQYLRNPPKLVTPHDRMAGFDGSAWDEEEEEPPDHQYYNDFPGKEPPLGGVVDMRLREAAPLGAVRPTPHVVQTPSHLGATLPVGQPVGGDPEIRKQMPPPPPCPEPFEDALRVPPPPQAVAMAEQLRGEPWFHGKLSRREAEALLQLNGDFLVRESTTTPGQYVLTGLQSGQPKHLLLVDPEGVVRTKDHRFESVSHLISYHVDNHLPIISAGSELCLQQPVERKL from the exons ATGGATCTCCTGCCCCCCAAGCCCAAGTACAATCCACTTCGGAATGAGTCTCTGTCATCGCTGGAGGAAGGGGCTTCAGGGTCCACCCCACCGGAGGAACTACCTTCCCCATCGGCCTCCTCCCTGGGGCCCATCCTGCCACCTCTGCCTGGGGATGAGAGTCCCACTACCCTGTGCTCCTTCTTCCCCCGGATGAGCAACCTGAAGCTGGCTAACCCAGCTGGGGAGCCAGGAAGGGCCTCTAAGGATGGGGAGGGGACTGGAGGGGCCGCCGTGCTGGACtcagcccccctgcccctcctccaggacATGAACAAGCTGAGTGGAGGAGGCGGGCGCAGGACGCGGGTGGAAGGGGGCCAGCTGGGGGGCGAGGAGTGGACCCGCCACGGGAGCTTCGTCAATAAGCCCACGCGGGGCTGGCTACATCCCAACGACAAAGTCATGGGACCTGGGGTTTCCTACTTGGTTCGG tACATGGGTTGTGTGGAGGTCCTGCAGTCAATGCGTGCCTTGGACTTCAACACCCGCACCCAAGTCACCAG GGAGGCCATCAGTCTGGTGTGTGAGGCTGTGCCCGGTGCCAAGGGGGCTACAAGAAGGAGAAAG CCCTGTAGCCGCCCACTCAGTGCCATCCTGGGGAGGAGTAATCTGAAATTTGCGGGAATGCCAATCACTCTCACCGTCTCCACCAGCAGCCTCAACCTTATGGCCGCAGACTGCAAACAG ATCATCGCCAACCACCACATGCAGTCTATCTCCTTTGCGTCCGGTGGGGACCCG GACACAGCTGAGTACGTCGCCTATGTTGCCAAAGACCCGGTGAATCAGAGAG CCTGTCATATCCTGGAATGTCCCGAAGGGCTTGCTCAGGATGTCATCAGCACCATCGGCCAGGCCTTCGAGTTGCGCTTCAAACAATACCTCAGGAACCCGCCCAAGCTGGTCACCCCTCATGACAG GATGGCTGGTTTTGACGGCTCAGCttgggatgaggaggaggaagagccacCTGACCACCAGTACTATAATGACTTCCCGGGGAAGGAGCCCCCTCTTGGGGGAGTGGTGGACATGAGGCTTCGGGAAGCAGCCCCCCTGGGGGCTGTTCGGCCCACCCCACACGTTGTCCAGACCCCCAGCCACCTGGGAGCAACGCTG CCTGTGGGGCAGCCTGTTGGGGGAGACCCAGAAATTCGCAAACAGATGCCACCTCCACCACCCTGCCCAG AGCCCTTCGAAGATGCGCTTCGGGTGCCTCCACCTCCCCAGGCGGTGGCCATGGCTGAGCAGCTCCGAGGGGAGCCCTGGTTCCATGGGAAGCTGAGCCGGCGGGAGGCCGAGGCCCTGCTGCAGCTCAATGGGGACTTCCTGGTGCGGGAGAGCACGACCACACCCGGCCAGTACGTGCTCACTGGCTTGCAGAGTGGGCAGCCCAAGCACCTGCTGCTGGTGGACCCGGAGGGTGTG GTTCGAACAAAGGATCACCGCTTTGAGAGTGTCAGCCACCTCATCAGCTACCACGTGGACAATCACTTGCCTATCATCTCTGCGGGCAGTGAACTCTGTCTCCAACAGCCTGTGGAGCGGAAGCTGTGA
- the SHC1 gene encoding SHC-transforming protein 1 isoform X1, producing the protein MDLLPPKPKYNPLRNESLSSLEEGASGSTPPEELPSPSASSLGPILPPLPGDESPTTLCSFFPRMSNLKLANPAGEPGRASKDGEGTGGAAVLDSAPLPLLQDMNKLSGGGGRRTRVEGGQLGGEEWTRHGSFVNKPTRGWLHPNDKVMGPGVSYLVRYMGCVEVLQSMRALDFNTRTQVTREAISLVCEAVPGAKGATRRRKPCSRPLSAILGRSNLKFAGMPITLTVSTSSLNLMAADCKQIIANHHMQSISFASGGDPDTAEYVAYVAKDPVNQRACHILECPEGLAQDVISTIGQAFELRFKQYLRNPPKLVTPHDRMAGFDGSAWDEEEEEPPDHQYYNDFPGKEPPLGGVVDMRLREAAPLGAVRPTPHVVQTPSHLGATLPVGQPVGGDPEIRKQMPPPPPCPGKELFDDPSYVNVQNLDRARQAGGGAGPPNPAINGSVPRDLFDMKPFEDALRVPPPPQAVAMAEQLRGEPWFHGKLSRREAEALLQLNGDFLVRESTTTPGQYVLTGLQSGQPKHLLLVDPEGVVRTKDHRFESVSHLISYHVDNHLPIISAGSELCLQQPVERKL; encoded by the exons ATGGATCTCCTGCCCCCCAAGCCCAAGTACAATCCACTTCGGAATGAGTCTCTGTCATCGCTGGAGGAAGGGGCTTCAGGGTCCACCCCACCGGAGGAACTACCTTCCCCATCGGCCTCCTCCCTGGGGCCCATCCTGCCACCTCTGCCTGGGGATGAGAGTCCCACTACCCTGTGCTCCTTCTTCCCCCGGATGAGCAACCTGAAGCTGGCTAACCCAGCTGGGGAGCCAGGAAGGGCCTCTAAGGATGGGGAGGGGACTGGAGGGGCCGCCGTGCTGGACtcagcccccctgcccctcctccaggacATGAACAAGCTGAGTGGAGGAGGCGGGCGCAGGACGCGGGTGGAAGGGGGCCAGCTGGGGGGCGAGGAGTGGACCCGCCACGGGAGCTTCGTCAATAAGCCCACGCGGGGCTGGCTACATCCCAACGACAAAGTCATGGGACCTGGGGTTTCCTACTTGGTTCGG tACATGGGTTGTGTGGAGGTCCTGCAGTCAATGCGTGCCTTGGACTTCAACACCCGCACCCAAGTCACCAG GGAGGCCATCAGTCTGGTGTGTGAGGCTGTGCCCGGTGCCAAGGGGGCTACAAGAAGGAGAAAG CCCTGTAGCCGCCCACTCAGTGCCATCCTGGGGAGGAGTAATCTGAAATTTGCGGGAATGCCAATCACTCTCACCGTCTCCACCAGCAGCCTCAACCTTATGGCCGCAGACTGCAAACAG ATCATCGCCAACCACCACATGCAGTCTATCTCCTTTGCGTCCGGTGGGGACCCG GACACAGCTGAGTACGTCGCCTATGTTGCCAAAGACCCGGTGAATCAGAGAG CCTGTCATATCCTGGAATGTCCCGAAGGGCTTGCTCAGGATGTCATCAGCACCATCGGCCAGGCCTTCGAGTTGCGCTTCAAACAATACCTCAGGAACCCGCCCAAGCTGGTCACCCCTCATGACAG GATGGCTGGTTTTGACGGCTCAGCttgggatgaggaggaggaagagccacCTGACCACCAGTACTATAATGACTTCCCGGGGAAGGAGCCCCCTCTTGGGGGAGTGGTGGACATGAGGCTTCGGGAAGCAGCCCCCCTGGGGGCTGTTCGGCCCACCCCACACGTTGTCCAGACCCCCAGCCACCTGGGAGCAACGCTG CCTGTGGGGCAGCCTGTTGGGGGAGACCCAGAAATTCGCAAACAGATGCCACCTCCACCACCCTGCCCAG GTAAAGAGCTCTTTGATGATCCATCCTACGTCAATGTCCAGAACCTAGACAGGGCCCggcaagcagggggtggggctgggcccCCCAATCCTGCCATCAATGGCAGCGTGCCCCGAGACCTCTTTGATATGA AGCCCTTCGAAGATGCGCTTCGGGTGCCTCCACCTCCCCAGGCGGTGGCCATGGCTGAGCAGCTCCGAGGGGAGCCCTGGTTCCATGGGAAGCTGAGCCGGCGGGAGGCCGAGGCCCTGCTGCAGCTCAATGGGGACTTCCTGGTGCGGGAGAGCACGACCACACCCGGCCAGTACGTGCTCACTGGCTTGCAGAGTGGGCAGCCCAAGCACCTGCTGCTGGTGGACCCGGAGGGTGTG GTTCGAACAAAGGATCACCGCTTTGAGAGTGTCAGCCACCTCATCAGCTACCACGTGGACAATCACTTGCCTATCATCTCTGCGGGCAGTGAACTCTGTCTCCAACAGCCTGTGGAGCGGAAGCTGTGA